A genomic window from Pelagicoccus albus includes:
- a CDS encoding LacI family DNA-binding transcriptional regulator gives MPKKVESNEGSGDDRKATIYDLARISGYSSGTVSRVLNNRANVAQKTRDRILKAAKELNIRPQLSARMRQVAILTDPFSSDRLEGYTANLTSHLAFALSHRDIAVSFPANPMEDLPKMFLDGIIAINCVSNFGRFLAEMETRLPVVYMDKFDVSGHQYSVRSDHYDAGRKAADYLIARGKKKLAFFAQKTLPHEERLRGFRDGIESAGLTVDPFSMVLDDTSARLAAITRIAKSGADSIFIPGSSYQALEALHILTYVMGLKVPEDISIVGGENEGISAISSPPLTTIEEPLQEMAEGAVEMMDKLIAGSVVEEKVRTLPISLIERNSVSGT, from the coding sequence ATGCCCAAAAAGGTCGAATCGAATGAAGGTTCAGGCGATGACAGGAAGGCGACGATCTATGATCTGGCTCGGATTTCTGGCTACTCGTCAGGAACGGTTAGTCGGGTCCTAAACAACCGCGCGAATGTAGCGCAAAAGACGAGGGATCGAATTCTCAAGGCTGCGAAGGAGCTGAACATTCGACCGCAGCTTTCTGCGAGAATGCGGCAGGTGGCTATCCTCACAGATCCTTTTAGTTCAGATAGACTTGAAGGCTATACGGCAAACCTGACTTCTCACCTCGCGTTTGCTCTATCGCACCGGGATATCGCGGTCTCCTTTCCGGCTAATCCGATGGAGGACCTGCCGAAAATGTTTTTGGATGGTATCATTGCCATCAATTGCGTTTCGAATTTTGGACGTTTCCTGGCTGAAATGGAAACGAGGTTGCCGGTTGTCTATATGGATAAGTTCGATGTATCCGGCCATCAGTACAGCGTTAGGTCCGATCACTACGACGCGGGGCGAAAAGCGGCAGATTATCTGATCGCTCGTGGCAAAAAGAAGCTGGCTTTCTTTGCCCAAAAGACTCTGCCGCACGAAGAGAGACTGCGAGGATTCCGAGATGGCATCGAATCCGCCGGTCTAACGGTAGATCCGTTTAGTATGGTTCTCGATGATACGTCAGCTCGCTTGGCGGCCATTACTCGGATAGCCAAGTCCGGAGCGGATTCCATCTTCATACCCGGCTCTAGTTATCAGGCTTTGGAGGCCTTGCACATCTTGACCTATGTCATGGGCCTGAAGGTGCCAGAGGACATTTCGATCGTGGGAGGAGAGAATGAGGGCATCTCCGCGATCTCTTCTCCTCCCTTGACTACGATTGAAGAGCCTCTGCAGGAAATGGCGGAGGGAGCGGTCGAAATGATGGATAAACTCATTGCCGGATCTGTAGTTGAAGAGAAAGTACGGACCCTACCGATATCCCTGATTGAGCGGAATTCCGTTAGCGGAACTTAG
- a CDS encoding substrate-binding domain-containing protein, whose amino-acid sequence MNRDKMKADSFSKKRRRVMVGIQDWDERLFKGVARFAGEHGWDLDTRMRYSRHLPNLSHWKGDGIIANFRPGQSSENLDALLGRGDLSSVVLDSFDSFRCESPVGIDHFRVGAIGAEHLRDQGFSHLLYVADHSIAGEKERMEGFLDAADNCGAFVSVVAFDDLKASLDEFRKPLGVMAGSDLNALTVISTAVGLGYDVPSEISVLGVGNNEALCEFSEITLSSIDCALETLGYEAAARLDAEMRGHSTVGMPQFSERYRVVSRNSSDQSDRPDLFAWSTASHEKLTHSAIKGIRANA is encoded by the coding sequence ATGAATCGAGACAAGATGAAAGCAGATAGTTTTTCTAAGAAGAGACGCCGGGTTATGGTTGGCATTCAGGATTGGGATGAACGGCTTTTCAAAGGGGTGGCTCGGTTCGCTGGCGAGCATGGTTGGGATCTGGATACCCGTATGAGGTACTCTCGCCACCTGCCAAATCTGTCTCACTGGAAGGGGGACGGCATCATAGCGAATTTCCGCCCTGGTCAAAGCTCGGAAAATCTGGACGCATTGCTCGGGCGAGGGGACCTTTCATCGGTGGTTTTGGATTCATTCGACTCTTTCCGATGCGAATCGCCCGTAGGTATTGATCATTTTAGGGTAGGGGCAATCGGGGCGGAACATCTTAGGGACCAAGGGTTTAGCCATTTGCTTTACGTGGCTGATCACAGTATTGCAGGAGAGAAGGAACGAATGGAAGGCTTTCTGGATGCTGCGGACAATTGCGGGGCATTTGTTTCTGTCGTGGCGTTCGATGATCTCAAAGCATCTCTGGACGAGTTTCGTAAGCCTTTAGGGGTGATGGCGGGAAGTGATTTGAACGCTTTAACTGTCATCTCGACAGCAGTGGGTCTTGGCTACGATGTCCCGAGCGAAATTTCAGTGCTGGGGGTGGGCAATAACGAAGCTCTTTGCGAGTTTTCGGAGATCACGCTAAGCAGTATCGATTGCGCGCTTGAGACTTTAGGTTATGAAGCAGCGGCTCGCCTGGATGCTGAAATGAGAGGCCACTCAACCGTGGGCATGCCTCAGTTTTCGGAGCGATACAGAGTTGTTTCCCGAAACTCCAGTGACCAAAGCGATCGGCCCGACTTGTTCGCATGGAGTACGGCTTCCCATGAAAAATTGACGCACTCTGCCATCAAAGGCATCAGGGCGAACGCCTGA
- a CDS encoding Melibiase subfamily: MNSDLLLYGAMALAVVSSPLTSVSSKDFHDWATTPPMGWNSWDNFATTVTEAQTKQQADVMESKLKAHGWEYVVVDIQWYEPGAESHAYRSDAVLVMDEYGRLQPAVNRFPSSENGKGFKDLAAYVHGKGLKFGVHLMRGIPRQAVEKNLPVFGTDLHAKDIANTDSFCPWNPDMYGVDMSKPGSQEYYDSVFSLFAEWGVDYVKVDDISRPYHDHEAEIEAIREAIDKTGRPMVLSLSPGATALSAAEHAQKHANLWRISDDFWDRWLPVREQFTKLANWNEYRIPGSWPDADMLPFGVLELGKRSTRFTEDEQYTVMTLWSIARSPLMMGGDLAKLDDFTLDLLTNDEVLAVNQDSENNKPLFENDDLIAWVADVAGSGDKYLAVFNARDRVRLGAEHADYVSETLERGGDSEADIAVGISRGTKLFLTFDGILEGAQFDHGFWSEPTLHFEDGTTKPLTDLEWSLADSLWDSAKVRVDKSGTALGIQAQAPARIFYDLPDGVERFTAKGIVESWGSSELGEARFLVSVARDGNESVEPGIAVPVDLSLLDFEGTVTIRDLWKREDLGEVDGIFSPVIPFHGAGLFRISSGE; encoded by the coding sequence ATGAACTCCGACCTGCTTCTTTATGGAGCAATGGCTCTTGCCGTTGTATCCAGCCCTTTAACTTCAGTCTCCTCAAAAGATTTCCATGACTGGGCAACTACGCCTCCGATGGGATGGAATAGTTGGGATAACTTCGCGACCACTGTTACGGAAGCTCAAACTAAGCAGCAGGCTGACGTGATGGAGAGCAAGCTCAAGGCTCATGGCTGGGAGTATGTCGTAGTCGATATCCAGTGGTACGAACCGGGAGCTGAGAGCCATGCCTATCGCTCGGATGCGGTACTCGTGATGGATGAATACGGAAGGCTTCAGCCTGCGGTCAACCGTTTCCCATCGTCGGAGAACGGTAAGGGGTTCAAGGACCTGGCGGCTTATGTTCATGGAAAGGGTCTGAAGTTTGGAGTGCACTTGATGAGAGGAATTCCCCGTCAGGCGGTTGAAAAGAATTTGCCTGTATTTGGCACAGACCTACACGCTAAAGATATCGCCAACACGGACAGTTTCTGTCCTTGGAATCCGGATATGTATGGGGTGGATATGTCGAAACCGGGATCTCAAGAATACTACGACTCAGTCTTCAGTTTGTTTGCAGAATGGGGGGTAGACTATGTCAAGGTCGACGATATCTCGCGTCCTTACCACGATCATGAGGCTGAGATCGAAGCTATCCGGGAGGCGATAGATAAAACAGGTCGGCCCATGGTGCTTAGTTTATCTCCTGGGGCGACGGCGCTATCTGCGGCAGAGCACGCCCAGAAGCATGCTAACCTATGGCGTATCAGCGACGATTTCTGGGACCGTTGGCTGCCGGTGCGGGAGCAATTCACCAAACTCGCGAATTGGAATGAGTACCGGATCCCTGGTTCTTGGCCAGATGCGGATATGTTGCCGTTTGGAGTTTTGGAATTGGGAAAACGCAGCACCCGATTCACCGAGGACGAGCAGTACACGGTCATGACTCTATGGAGTATCGCTCGCTCGCCTTTGATGATGGGAGGCGACTTGGCAAAGCTGGATGACTTTACCTTGGACCTGCTGACTAATGACGAGGTGCTCGCGGTCAATCAGGACAGCGAGAACAACAAGCCGCTTTTCGAGAATGATGACCTCATCGCGTGGGTTGCAGATGTGGCTGGCTCCGGCGATAAGTATTTGGCGGTTTTCAATGCCCGAGATCGCGTCCGCTTGGGGGCTGAACACGCTGATTACGTGAGTGAAACCTTGGAACGCGGTGGTGATTCTGAGGCTGATATCGCGGTCGGTATTAGTCGCGGCACGAAGCTCTTCCTCACCTTTGACGGCATTCTGGAAGGGGCTCAGTTCGATCACGGTTTTTGGAGTGAGCCGACTTTGCATTTCGAAGATGGGACTACCAAGCCATTGACTGATTTGGAGTGGAGCCTCGCAGATTCCCTCTGGGATAGCGCGAAAGTCCGGGTGGACAAATCGGGAACGGCTTTGGGGATTCAAGCCCAGGCCCCGGCTCGAATTTTCTACGATCTCCCAGATGGGGTGGAGCGATTTACTGCCAAAGGCATTGTCGAGAGCTGGGGATCATCGGAGCTGGGCGAAGCTCGATTCCTTGTGAGCGTGGCTCGAGATGGCAACGAGAGTGTCGAGCCCGGAATTGCGGTCCCTGTGGATCTATCGCTGCTTGATTTTGAGGGAACGGTGACGATTCGCGACCTTTGGAAGCGGGAGGATCTGGGGGAAGTTGATGGCATTTTCTCGCCAGTCATTCCTTTTCATGGAGCCGGTCTCTTCAGGATCTCCAGCGGGGAATAG
- a CDS encoding pyridoxal phosphate-dependent aminotransferase — translation MSNPAVLRKCRWLAPMAVASALLTSSLIGEPAPTLEDSPIRLSSNENAFGYTPKAKAEMIKALDGGSYYNRNNVGELVELCAKKEGVPESYILTTAGSGPLLMMTALAYAEPGVNVVTTEMGYTQLIRKFEERGGDVKFAPLSEDMGYDFKALGDAIDENTKIVYICNPNNPTGVLADSVELKKFVMSVPQDILVFVDEAYLELTNSSFAMATCAPLTKLRKNMMVTRTFSKGYGLAGFRIGYGIANPEVLDTIKPFYMGAPSYISAIAACEALKDTEHLAANVQKYKDVRKHVTDAFDEMGIEYAQPDGAFVYFHSGIDQQLLRDTMSENGILISGSRVSGAPEAKYAEWARVSIGTEPQMDEFLSILGGLMAKK, via the coding sequence ATGTCTAATCCCGCAGTTTTGCGGAAGTGTCGTTGGCTCGCTCCAATGGCAGTAGCCAGCGCGCTTTTGACTAGCTCGCTTATTGGAGAGCCAGCTCCCACTCTGGAAGACAGTCCTATCAGGCTGAGCAGTAATGAGAACGCTTTTGGATACACTCCGAAAGCCAAGGCCGAGATGATCAAGGCTCTTGATGGTGGTAGCTACTACAACCGTAACAACGTTGGGGAGTTGGTAGAGCTTTGCGCGAAGAAGGAAGGAGTACCTGAAAGCTACATCCTGACAACTGCGGGTTCTGGCCCTCTACTCATGATGACTGCTCTTGCTTACGCGGAGCCAGGCGTGAACGTCGTTACCACTGAGATGGGTTACACTCAGCTTATCCGTAAGTTTGAGGAGCGTGGTGGTGATGTGAAGTTCGCTCCTTTGAGCGAGGACATGGGGTATGATTTCAAGGCCTTGGGTGATGCTATCGACGAAAATACTAAAATCGTCTATATCTGTAACCCAAACAACCCAACCGGCGTTTTGGCGGATTCGGTTGAGCTCAAGAAGTTTGTCATGTCGGTGCCTCAAGACATCCTGGTTTTCGTAGACGAGGCTTACCTTGAGCTTACGAATTCGAGTTTCGCTATGGCGACTTGCGCTCCGCTCACCAAGCTTCGCAAGAACATGATGGTGACTCGTACCTTCTCAAAGGGCTACGGACTAGCGGGCTTCCGCATCGGTTATGGAATAGCTAATCCTGAGGTGCTCGACACAATCAAGCCATTCTACATGGGCGCTCCGAGCTACATCTCCGCGATTGCTGCGTGCGAGGCTCTCAAGGATACCGAACATTTGGCTGCCAACGTTCAGAAGTACAAGGACGTGCGTAAGCATGTTACCGATGCCTTCGACGAGATGGGTATCGAATATGCCCAGCCAGACGGCGCTTTTGTTTACTTCCACTCCGGAATCGACCAACAGCTTCTTCGCGACACTATGTCCGAAAACGGAATCCTGATCAGCGGTTCCCGCGTTTCAGGCGCTCCGGAAGCGAAGTATGCGGAGTGGGCTCGTGTCAGTATCGGGACTGAACCTCAGATGGACGAATTTCTTTCCATCCTTGGCGGTCTGATGGCCAAGAAGTAG
- a CDS encoding tetratricopeptide repeat protein yields the protein MKNLNKKLAIAAATIVAHCSFAQVYELTEQSFDNPEFRARFAESYVAESSTNPNITATEKGLFDEVVPLIGTDPAAAIVKISQSINAESSAAFDFILGNLYYQEGDVDSAIESYATAVKKFPNYAQAYYNLGRAYVANNDFANALKGLQKSLEIKAADGSMYGLIGYCYLNMDRPATALDAYRVAIMLDPDSRDWKLGQLQCLIALERPQEAIGLLYEFIKAEPTNADWWKLQSNQFLLTDETAKAAANLTVVKDMGKADGSTLGLLGDLLVNQGLVEPAVESYIAAMDKGGARAGRIIEIANSLIFMDKISSAETLLSKLESTLGDKLTSAQESSLLNVKARIAMSEDDIDGAAGFLATLVEKDPLNGGALLSLSELEKKRGDMAKAEYYAENASKIDDYAHQAFLALAQLNVGKRDYAAAAKYLREAQQIDPKDYVADYLLRIEQAALRM from the coding sequence ATGAAGAACCTTAATAAGAAACTAGCCATCGCTGCTGCGACTATCGTCGCTCACTGTAGCTTCGCTCAAGTCTATGAGCTTACCGAGCAGTCTTTCGATAATCCTGAGTTCCGTGCTCGCTTCGCGGAAAGCTATGTAGCGGAGTCCTCTACGAATCCCAACATCACCGCCACTGAAAAGGGCTTGTTTGACGAGGTGGTTCCTCTGATCGGCACTGACCCAGCCGCAGCGATCGTAAAGATCTCTCAATCGATCAATGCGGAAAGCAGTGCGGCTTTTGATTTCATCCTTGGAAATCTTTACTATCAAGAAGGAGACGTAGATAGCGCGATCGAGTCTTACGCGACTGCGGTTAAGAAATTTCCCAACTATGCGCAGGCCTACTACAACCTCGGCCGTGCCTATGTTGCGAACAATGATTTTGCGAACGCTTTGAAGGGCCTGCAAAAGTCGCTTGAAATCAAGGCTGCCGACGGATCGATGTATGGATTGATTGGATACTGCTATCTGAATATGGATCGTCCCGCGACTGCCTTGGATGCTTACCGCGTAGCGATCATGCTCGATCCTGACAGCCGAGACTGGAAATTGGGCCAACTGCAGTGTCTTATTGCTCTGGAGCGTCCTCAGGAAGCCATCGGTCTCCTCTATGAATTCATCAAGGCAGAACCGACCAATGCCGATTGGTGGAAGCTGCAGTCCAACCAGTTCCTCCTCACTGACGAAACTGCTAAGGCCGCCGCCAACTTGACGGTAGTCAAGGACATGGGGAAGGCAGATGGTTCTACTCTCGGACTTCTAGGTGACTTACTCGTTAACCAAGGTCTTGTTGAGCCCGCGGTCGAAAGCTACATCGCCGCGATGGACAAGGGTGGGGCACGCGCCGGGCGCATTATCGAGATCGCGAATTCTTTGATCTTCATGGACAAGATTTCCAGTGCGGAGACATTACTTTCAAAGCTAGAGTCTACTCTAGGAGACAAGCTGACTTCTGCTCAGGAATCTAGTCTTTTGAACGTGAAGGCTCGTATCGCGATGAGTGAAGACGATATCGATGGCGCGGCCGGTTTCCTCGCGACCCTGGTTGAGAAAGACCCACTCAATGGAGGGGCATTACTCTCGCTTAGCGAGCTCGAGAAAAAGCGCGGCGATATGGCCAAGGCTGAATACTACGCCGAAAACGCTTCCAAGATTGATGACTACGCCCATCAGGCCTTCCTCGCTCTCGCTCAATTGAACGTGGGTAAACGCGACTACGCTGCTGCGGCCAAGTACTTGCGCGAAGCTCAACAGATCGATCCGAAGGATTACGTAGCAGATTACTTGCTCCGTATCGAACAAGCGGCTTTGCGCATGTAG
- a CDS encoding ExbD/TolR family protein, protein MKSRRSLLEGEAESDEINISPLIDMVFILLIFFIVTTVFVEETGVEVNKPQAASASDLEKNSILIAITDNGKIVYGGKEVGLSGVRSIVRQLVSKDQMPVIIQADKSASIDLYTRVHDECKLAGADTINLATEG, encoded by the coding sequence ATGAAATCAAGACGTTCCCTTCTAGAAGGCGAAGCTGAAAGCGATGAGATCAACATCTCCCCGCTGATCGACATGGTATTTATCCTACTGATCTTCTTCATCGTAACAACGGTGTTCGTAGAAGAAACAGGGGTTGAAGTTAACAAGCCGCAAGCTGCATCCGCATCGGATCTCGAAAAGAATAGCATCCTGATCGCTATCACTGATAACGGTAAGATCGTTTATGGTGGCAAGGAAGTGGGCCTGTCTGGAGTGCGATCCATCGTGCGCCAGCTTGTATCCAAAGACCAAATGCCAGTAATCATCCAAGCGGATAAATCCGCTTCGATCGACCTGTACACTCGAGTCCACGACGAGTGTAAGCTGGCTGGTGCGGATACCATTAATTTGGCTACCGAAGGCTGA
- a CDS encoding MotA/TolQ/ExbB proton channel family protein, protein MDEGIIHETLTLWAAGGWLMIPLAMLGAVIYFAIFELYLHMKKNSFYQMDSNELGHWIDVPSDAEGEVGEMIEFTQGGKNDLDSARARFEELRVAHLPLLQRRLYFCNILVGAAPLTGLLGTVIGMLGTFFGLSVSTGGNTIDLVAGGISEALITTQTGLVLAIPAYVMMTVVKKQIGELDSFFTRMEILTILKLEKQNLAS, encoded by the coding sequence ATGGACGAAGGTATCATCCATGAAACGTTAACGCTCTGGGCTGCGGGTGGGTGGCTTATGATCCCGCTCGCCATGCTGGGAGCGGTGATATACTTCGCCATTTTTGAGCTCTATCTTCATATGAAGAAGAATTCCTTCTATCAGATGGATTCCAACGAGCTTGGTCACTGGATCGATGTGCCAAGTGACGCGGAGGGCGAAGTTGGGGAGATGATCGAGTTCACCCAAGGTGGAAAAAACGATCTAGACAGTGCTCGGGCACGTTTCGAGGAGCTGCGGGTTGCCCATCTGCCGCTGCTGCAACGGCGTTTGTATTTTTGCAATATCCTTGTGGGAGCTGCTCCGCTGACAGGCCTTCTAGGAACAGTTATCGGAATGCTGGGTACCTTCTTCGGCCTTTCGGTCAGCACTGGCGGTAATACGATCGACCTGGTTGCTGGGGGTATTTCCGAGGCATTGATCACGACTCAAACCGGTTTGGTTCTAGCTATTCCAGCCTACGTGATGATGACAGTGGTTAAGAAACAGATCGGCGAGCTCGACTCGTTTTTCACTCGGATGGAGATCCTAACGATCCTCAAGTTAGAGAAACAAAATTTAGCAAGTTAA